Proteins encoded together in one Quercus lobata isolate SW786 chromosome 3, ValleyOak3.0 Primary Assembly, whole genome shotgun sequence window:
- the LOC115981573 gene encoding putative cyclin-A3-1, translating into MAEQGKSVRMTRLAKKRAAMAEEERPAKKRVVLGEITNSSNVVVNAGGSEEPPQKQPKSKTKAKGVKKASTTATKLEETKDKDNEDKSDDPQMCGPYVSEIYDYLHNMEVDPKRRPLPDYIERVQKDVNSNMRGILVDWLVEVAEEYKLVSDTLYLTISYVDRYLSLNSLNRHKLQLLGVSAMLVASKYEEISPPHVEEFCYITDNTYTKEEVVKMEADILKSLSFEVGNPTIKTFLRRFNKVAQESYKTPNLQLEFLGYYLAELSLLDYHCVKFLPSMVAASVMFLARFMIRPKMHPWCSALQMYSGYKPADLKECVLIIHDLYLSRRGGTFQAVRGKYKQHKFKCVATMPSPPEIPASYFEDVRE; encoded by the exons ATGGCGGAGCAAGGGAAGAGCGTGCGCATGACGCGCTTGGCGAAGAAGAGGGCCGCCATGGCTGAAGAGGAAAGGCCTGCCAAGAAGAGAGTGGTGTTGGGCGAGATTACAAACTCGTCAAACGTCGTCGTAAACGCTGGTGGTTCTGAAGAGCCGCCACAGAAACAGCCCAAGAGTAAAACCAAGGCCAAGGGTGTCAAGAAGGCATCGACAACCGCTACAAAGCTCGAGGAGACAAAGGACAAAGACAATGAGGACAAGTCCGATGATCCCCAGATGTGCGGGCCTTATGTTTCTGAGATTTATGACTACCTTCACAACATGGAG GTGGATCCAAAAAGAAGACCTTTGCCTGATTACATTGAGAGGGTTCAGAAGGATGTCAATTCTAATATGAGGGGCATACTAGTGGATTGGTTGGTTGAGGTTGCAGAAGAGTACAAGCTGGTTTCAGATACTTTGTACCTCACCATTTCTTATGTTGATAGATACCTGTCTTTGAATTCTCTCAATAGGCATAAGCTTCAGCTACTGGGTGTTTCAGCAATGCTTGTTGCCTC AAAGTATGAAGAGATTAGTCCTCCGCATGTGGAAGAGTTCTGTTACATAACAGATAATACTTATACTAAGGAAGAG GTGGTGAAAATGGAGGCTGACATACTTAAGTCACTGAGTTTTGAAGTGGGCAATCCTACGATAAAGACATTTCTAAG ACGATTCAATAAAGTTGCTCAAGAGAGTTACAAA ACTCCCAATCTTCAGTTGGAGTTCCTTGGTTACTACCTTGCGGAGCTAAGTTTGTTAGATTACCATTGTGTAAAATTTTTGCCTTCTATGGTTGCTGCATCTGTTATGTTTTTGGCAAGATTTATGATCCGGCCAAAGATGCACCCTTGG TGTTCAGCCCTGCAAATGTACTCTGGATATAAGCCCGCTGACTTAAAGGAATGTGTTCTTATTATACATGACTTGTATCTGAGTAGAAGAGGTGGCACTTTTCAAGCTGTAAGAGGGAAATACAAGCAGCACAAG TTCAAATGTGTGGCAACCATGCCTTCACCTCCAGAAATACCAGCTTCTTATTTTGAAGATGTTAGAGAATGA
- the LOC115979987 gene encoding WD40 repeat-containing protein HOS15-like isoform X2 gives MDDDFSFLQPLDLITKDPYELQKIIKAKKENLQKDRLEENGKHNESNHEIEQENVQEREKEKKGREKEQEQDKEKIEKDREREKGKDKEKPHQDHIDKEKCEDKVIMEHEENGTAGGPEPMDISTSSTSLPCEIPSSDVKILEGHTSEVFACAWSPSGSLLASGSGDSTARIWTIVDGPSISSVQDGPLNVAVLKHFKGRTNEKSKDVTTLDWNGDGTLLATGSYDGQARIWSKDGELRSTLNKHKGPIFSLKWNKKGDFLLSGSVDKSAIVWDIKTGEWRQQFEFHSAPTLDVDWRNNVSFATCSTDSMIHVCKVGENRPMKTFSGHQGEVNAIKWDPTGTLLASCSDDYTAKIWSMKQDKYLHDLKEHVKEIYTIRWSPTGPGTNNPNQQLLLASASFDSTIKLWDVELGRLISSFDGHRDPVYSVAFSPNGEYLASGSMDKCLHIWSVKEGKIVKTLTGNGGIFEVCWNKEGDKVAACFANNIVCVLDFRM, from the exons ATGGATGATGATTTCTCATTTCTACAACCTTTAGATCTTATTACAAAGGATCCATATGAGCTacagaaaattataaaagctaaaaaggaAAATCTACAAAAGGATAGACTTGAAGAAAACGGGAAACATAATGAGTCCAATCACGAAATTGAACAAGAAAATgtgcaagaaagagagaaggagaaaaaagggagagaaaaagaacaagaacagGATAAAGAGAAGATAGAGAAGGATAGGGAACGAGAAAAGGGTAAAGATAAGGAAAAGCCCCATCAGGATCACATTGATAAAGAAAAGTGTGAAGATAAGGTCATAATGGAACATGAAGAAAATGGAACTGCAGGAG GGCCAGAACCAATGGACATCTCAACAAGCTCAACATCTTTGCCTTGTGAAATTCCTAGTTCTGATGTAAAAATTCTCGAAGGTCACACCTCTGAG GTTTTTGCTTGTGCATGGAGTCCATCAGGTTCGCTGCTTGCATCTGG GTCTGGAGATTCAACTGCCAGAATTTGGACCATTGTGGATGGACCTAGTATCTCTAGTGTGCAAGATGGACCTTTAAATGTTGCAGTGTTGAAGCATTTCAAAGGTAGAACCAATGAGAAAAGCAAGGATGTCACAACACTTGATTGGAAT GGAGATGGGACATTACTTGCAACAGGTTCTTATGATGGTCAAGCAAGAATATGGAGTAAAGATG GGGAGTTGAGGAGTACATTAAACAAACATAAAGGTCCAATATTTTCATTGAAATGGAACAAGAAGGGTGATTTCCTTCTTAGTGGCAGTGTGGATAAAAGTGCAATTGTGTGGGACATAAAGACTGGGGAATGGAGACAACAATTTGAATTTCATTCAG cTCCAACTCTTGATGTTGATTGGCGAAACAACGTTTCATTTGCAACATGCTCAACTGACAGTATGATACATGTTTGCAAGGTTGGAGAGAATCGACCAATGAAAACTTTCTCGGGGCATCAG GGTGAAGTTAATGCTATCAAATGGGATCCAACTGGTACGCTGTTGGCTTCGTGCTCTGATGATTACACTGCAAAG ATATGGAGTATGAAGCAGGACAAGTATCTGCACGATTTGAAGGAACATGTTAAG gaGATATATACTATCCGATGGAGTCCCACTGGACCGGGTACAAACAATCCAAATCAGCAGTTATTGCTGGCAAG CGCTTCCTTTGACTCAACAATAAAGCTTTGGGACGTGGAACTGGGAAGACTTATTTCCAGCTTCGATGGTCACAG GGATCCTGTGTACTCTGTTGCATTCAGCCCTAATGGTGAGTATTTGGCCAGTGGATCTATGGATAAATGCCTGCACATATGGTCTGTGAAGGAAGGAAAGATTGTGAAAACATTAACTGGAAATGGTGGGATTTTTGAAGTTTGTTGGAACAAAGAAGGTGATAAGGTTGCTGCTTGTTTTGCTAACAACATAGTTTGTGTTTTGGATTTCCGAATGTAA
- the LOC115979035 gene encoding putative cyclin-A3-1, which translates to MAEQENCVRITRAAKKRALSAASGSPNKKRVVLGELPNLSNVVVPVNNKPVTKTKPKAKKALTTTLISTTKGSPTKVEIDDSCDDPQLCGAYTSDIDDYLHKMEMETKRRPVPNYLEKVQKEVTANMRGVLVDWLVEVAEEYKLLPDTLYLAISYIDRFLSLNVVHKQKLQLLGVSSMLIASKYEEITAPDVGDFCYITDNTYPKEEVVKMEADILKSLKFEMGNPTVKTFLRRFTSVAQKNNKSPNLQLEFLGYYLGELSLLDYNCVKFLPSLVAASVIFLAKFIIQPMIHPWCATLQQYSGYKPADLKDCVLIIHDLYVSRKGGSLQAIREKYKQHKFKYVASMPSPPEIPASYFEDLKE; encoded by the exons ATGGCAGAGCAAGAGAACTGTGTGCGCATCACTCGCGCAGCCAAAAAGAGAGCCTTGTCTGCAGCTTCAGGCTCACCTAACAAGAAGCGAGTGGTGTTGGGGGAGCTTCCGAACTTGTCAAACGTTGTTGTTCCGGTGAACAACAAGCCTGTAACGAAGACAAAGCCAAAGGCAAAGAAGGCATTAACGACAACGTTAATAAGCACAACAAAGGGTAGTCCCACAAAGGTGGAAATCGATGACAGTTGTGATGATCCCCAACTTTGTGGAGCTTATACCTCCGACATTGATGACTATCTTCACAAAATGGAG ATGGAGACAAAGAGAAGGCCAGTGCCGAATTACCTTGAGAAGGTTCAGAAGGAAGTTACTGCTAACATGAGAGGGGTTTTGGTGGATTGGTTGGTTGAGGTTGCAGAGGAGTATAAGCTTCTTCCAGACACTTTGTATCTCGCTATTTCATATATTGATAGATTCCTATCTTTGAACGTTGTCCATAAGCAGAAGCTTCAATTGTTGGGTGTTTCTTCAATGCTAATTGCCTC GAAGTATGAGGAAATTACTGCTCCAGATGTGGGTGATTTTTGTTACATTACGGATAATACATATCCTAAGGAGGAG GTGGTGAAGATGGAGGCTGATATACTCAAGTCACTGAAGTTTGAAATGGGCAATCCTACAGTAAAGACATTTTTAAG AAGATTCACTAGCGTTGCTCAAAAGAACAACAAA AGTCCCAATTTGCAGTTAGAGTTCCTTGGCTATTATCTTGGGGAGTTAAGTTTGTTAGACTATAACTGTGTGAAATTCTTACCTTCCTTGGTGGCTGCATCAGTTATCTTTCTTGCAAAATTTATCATTCAGCCAATGATACATCCTTGG TGCGCAACACTGCAACAATATTCTGGATACAAACCAGCTGATTTAAAGGATTGTGTTCTTATCATACATGACTTGTATGTTAGTAGAAAAGGAGGCTCTTTACAAGCCATAAGAGAGAAATACAAGCAGCATAAG TTCAAATATGTGGCAAGTATGCCTTCTCCTCCAGAAATACCTGCTTCTTACTTTGAAGATCTAAAAGAATGA
- the LOC115979987 gene encoding WD40 repeat-containing protein HOS15-like isoform X1: protein MISITSTELNYLVFRYLHESGFTHSAFAFGYEAGINKSTFDGNLVPPGALVTFVQKGIQYLELDANLSSTDVDMDDDFSFLQPLDLITKDPYELQKIIKAKKENLQKDRLEENGKHNESNHEIEQENVQEREKEKKGREKEQEQDKEKIEKDREREKGKDKEKPHQDHIDKEKCEDKVIMEHEENGTAGGPEPMDISTSSTSLPCEIPSSDVKILEGHTSEVFACAWSPSGSLLASGSGDSTARIWTIVDGPSISSVQDGPLNVAVLKHFKGRTNEKSKDVTTLDWNGDGTLLATGSYDGQARIWSKDGELRSTLNKHKGPIFSLKWNKKGDFLLSGSVDKSAIVWDIKTGEWRQQFEFHSAPTLDVDWRNNVSFATCSTDSMIHVCKVGENRPMKTFSGHQGEVNAIKWDPTGTLLASCSDDYTAKIWSMKQDKYLHDLKEHVKEIYTIRWSPTGPGTNNPNQQLLLASASFDSTIKLWDVELGRLISSFDGHRDPVYSVAFSPNGEYLASGSMDKCLHIWSVKEGKIVKTLTGNGGIFEVCWNKEGDKVAACFANNIVCVLDFRM from the exons ATGATCTCCATCACTTCCACCGAGTTGAACTACCTCGTTTTTCGTTACCTCCACGAATCAG GTTTTACACATTCAGCTTTTGCTTTTGGATATGAGGCAGGGATCAATAAAAGCACATTTGATGGTAACTTAGTTCCACCAGGTGCTCTTGTTACATTTGTCCAAAAAGGAATTCAATATCTTGAGCTGGATGCAAATTTGAGTAGT ACAGATGTTGATATGGATGATGATTTCTCATTTCTACAACCTTTAGATCTTATTACAAAGGATCCATATGAGCTacagaaaattataaaagctaaaaaggaAAATCTACAAAAGGATAGACTTGAAGAAAACGGGAAACATAATGAGTCCAATCACGAAATTGAACAAGAAAATgtgcaagaaagagagaaggagaaaaaagggagagaaaaagaacaagaacagGATAAAGAGAAGATAGAGAAGGATAGGGAACGAGAAAAGGGTAAAGATAAGGAAAAGCCCCATCAGGATCACATTGATAAAGAAAAGTGTGAAGATAAGGTCATAATGGAACATGAAGAAAATGGAACTGCAGGAG GGCCAGAACCAATGGACATCTCAACAAGCTCAACATCTTTGCCTTGTGAAATTCCTAGTTCTGATGTAAAAATTCTCGAAGGTCACACCTCTGAG GTTTTTGCTTGTGCATGGAGTCCATCAGGTTCGCTGCTTGCATCTGG GTCTGGAGATTCAACTGCCAGAATTTGGACCATTGTGGATGGACCTAGTATCTCTAGTGTGCAAGATGGACCTTTAAATGTTGCAGTGTTGAAGCATTTCAAAGGTAGAACCAATGAGAAAAGCAAGGATGTCACAACACTTGATTGGAAT GGAGATGGGACATTACTTGCAACAGGTTCTTATGATGGTCAAGCAAGAATATGGAGTAAAGATG GGGAGTTGAGGAGTACATTAAACAAACATAAAGGTCCAATATTTTCATTGAAATGGAACAAGAAGGGTGATTTCCTTCTTAGTGGCAGTGTGGATAAAAGTGCAATTGTGTGGGACATAAAGACTGGGGAATGGAGACAACAATTTGAATTTCATTCAG cTCCAACTCTTGATGTTGATTGGCGAAACAACGTTTCATTTGCAACATGCTCAACTGACAGTATGATACATGTTTGCAAGGTTGGAGAGAATCGACCAATGAAAACTTTCTCGGGGCATCAG GGTGAAGTTAATGCTATCAAATGGGATCCAACTGGTACGCTGTTGGCTTCGTGCTCTGATGATTACACTGCAAAG ATATGGAGTATGAAGCAGGACAAGTATCTGCACGATTTGAAGGAACATGTTAAG gaGATATATACTATCCGATGGAGTCCCACTGGACCGGGTACAAACAATCCAAATCAGCAGTTATTGCTGGCAAG CGCTTCCTTTGACTCAACAATAAAGCTTTGGGACGTGGAACTGGGAAGACTTATTTCCAGCTTCGATGGTCACAG GGATCCTGTGTACTCTGTTGCATTCAGCCCTAATGGTGAGTATTTGGCCAGTGGATCTATGGATAAATGCCTGCACATATGGTCTGTGAAGGAAGGAAAGATTGTGAAAACATTAACTGGAAATGGTGGGATTTTTGAAGTTTGTTGGAACAAAGAAGGTGATAAGGTTGCTGCTTGTTTTGCTAACAACATAGTTTGTGTTTTGGATTTCCGAATGTAA